The bacterium sequence GACTACCCGCCGGCGATCTCGAACATTGGCACAGCCTACTTTCTCGCTGGCGACGCCACCCGCGCTGAGGCCTTTTTATTGCGCGCGGTCCAGCTTGCGCCAAACCATGCCTCGTATCGCGCAGCGTTGGCGGACATTTACGCCAGCCAGGGAAGGTTGAGCGCTGCCGAGGAGCAGCTTCTCAAGGCCCAGCAGACCTCCCCCACAAACAGGGACATCCAGAAGCGACTTCTCTGGCTGCGTCGCCAGCAGGACAAGAGCGCCCGGTAACCCTCCCGATTCTGGGCGCTGCCCCTCCAACAGCAAGAAGAGCATCATTAGAACCGATTGTTAATAGAAACCTTTCTAATTTTACAATGATGTGGATGATACAGATTCCGTCTCCCAGTCGCCTTACCGGCCAAGCATCTCGTCTAGCCAGCTTTCCCAGCGGTAACGCCTCCCTCGCCGATGATATGAATGTCCCTCTGCGGGAACGGGATGCTGATCCCATCGGCGTCAAAGCGCTCCTTGATGGCCTTGATCGTGTCGAAATAGACGCCCCAGTAGTCTGCCGTCTTGGTCCAGGGTCGAACGGCGAAGTTCACGCTGCTGTCCGCCAGCTCAAGAACGCCGACTAGCGGTGCGGGGTCCTTTAGGATGCGCTCGTCCGCCGCCAGCACCGCCTCGATTGCGTTTTTGACCTTGTCCAGATTGTCCGAATAGCTGACACCTATCACCAGG is a genomic window containing:
- a CDS encoding tetratricopeptide repeat protein, encoding DYPPAISNIGTAYFLAGDATRAEAFLLRAVQLAPNHASYRAALADIYASQGRLSAAEEQLLKAQQTSPTNRDIQKRLLWLRRQQDKSAR